One genomic window of Deinococcus sp. Leaf326 includes the following:
- a CDS encoding ABC transporter ATP-binding protein — MSDPMTMPRPAATGSTPLLELSDIHTYYGQIHALKGLNMTVNSGEIVALIGGNGAGKTTTLRTISGMMKPKTGTVTYQGQNVTGVPAYTIMQRSMSHVPEGRRIFPQLSVRENLEVGAYTVRDRKVIAERIEEGFNLFPRLRERENQLGGTMSGGEQQMLAIARALMVAPKLLLLDEPSMGLSPLFVEAIFDIVERLNKERGTTILLVEQNASMALGIAHRAYVLQTGEIKLSGAAADIAADESVRKAYLGDE, encoded by the coding sequence ATGTCTGACCCCATGACCATGCCCCGCCCGGCGGCGACCGGCAGCACGCCGCTGCTGGAACTGAGCGACATCCACACCTACTACGGCCAGATCCACGCCCTCAAGGGCCTGAACATGACCGTGAACTCCGGCGAGATCGTGGCGCTGATCGGCGGCAACGGCGCGGGCAAGACCACGACGCTGCGCACCATCAGCGGCATGATGAAGCCCAAGACCGGCACGGTGACCTACCAGGGCCAGAACGTGACCGGCGTCCCCGCCTACACGATCATGCAGCGCAGCATGAGCCACGTGCCCGAGGGCCGGCGCATCTTCCCGCAGCTCTCGGTCCGCGAGAACCTGGAGGTGGGGGCGTATACGGTACGCGACCGCAAGGTCATCGCCGAGCGCATCGAGGAGGGCTTCAATCTCTTCCCACGCCTGCGTGAACGCGAGAACCAGCTCGGCGGCACGATGTCGGGCGGCGAACAGCAGATGCTGGCGATTGCCCGCGCACTGATGGTGGCCCCCAAGCTGCTGCTGCTCGACGAACCCTCGATGGGTCTGTCGCCCCTGTTCGTGGAGGCCATCTTCGACATTGTCGAGCGGCTGAACAAAGAACGCGGCACGACCATCCTGCTCGTCGAGCAGAACGCCTCGATGGCGCTGGGCATCGCGCACCGCGCCTACGTGCTCCAGACCGGCGAGATCAAGCTCTCGGGCGCGGCAGCGGACATCGCGGCCGACGAGAGCGTCCGCAAGGCCTACCTCGGCGACGAATAA
- a CDS encoding ABC transporter ATP-binding protein — protein MSLLNVQGMTKTFGGLTAVNDVTFEVPERSIISVIGPNGAGKTTFFNLITGIYTPDKGSIDLGGRNLLGLRPDQVVDAGISRTFQNIRLFPSMTAEENIMLGRGVRLKSGYWDAILRTGRFKRDEQEARDTARLMLDFVGLSKWRNELATSLPYGDQRKLEIARALATTPRLVLLDEPAAGMNPRETEDLKALIRRIRDDLGVTVVLIEHDMRLVMTLSENITVLNYGSKLSEGRPHEVRNDPAVMEAYLGRGAAAGEYGKEAGPNV, from the coding sequence ATGAGCCTCCTGAACGTCCAGGGCATGACCAAGACCTTCGGCGGTCTGACGGCCGTCAACGACGTGACCTTCGAGGTGCCCGAGCGCAGCATCATCAGCGTCATCGGTCCCAACGGCGCGGGCAAGACGACCTTCTTCAACCTGATCACGGGGATCTACACCCCCGACAAGGGCAGCATCGACCTCGGCGGGCGCAACCTGCTGGGGCTGCGGCCCGACCAGGTCGTGGACGCGGGCATCTCGCGCACCTTCCAGAACATCCGGCTGTTTCCGAGCATGACGGCCGAGGAAAACATCATGCTGGGGCGCGGCGTGCGCCTCAAGTCCGGGTACTGGGACGCCATCCTGCGCACCGGCCGCTTCAAGCGTGACGAGCAGGAGGCGCGCGACACGGCGCGGCTCATGCTGGATTTCGTGGGCCTGAGCAAGTGGCGCAACGAACTGGCGACCAGCCTGCCCTACGGCGACCAGCGCAAGCTGGAGATCGCCCGGGCGCTGGCAACCACGCCCCGGCTGGTGCTGCTCGACGAGCCGGCCGCCGGCATGAACCCCCGCGAGACCGAGGACCTCAAGGCCCTGATCCGGCGGATCCGTGACGACCTGGGGGTGACGGTAGTCTTGATCGAGCACGACATGCGCCTGGTGATGACCCTGTCGGAGAACATCACGGTGCTGAACTACGGCAGCAAGCTGAGCGAGGGCCGCCCGCACGAGGTCCGCAACGACCCCGCCGTGATGGAGGCGTACCTGGGCCGCGGCGCGGCGGCCGGCGAATACGGCAAGGAGGCTGGCCCGAATGTCTGA